The Palleronia sp. THAF1 genome window below encodes:
- a CDS encoding Hint domain-containing protein has translation MPANNTPIPDLIEVSGIGEFRTYTATPGGGGDILGVVDNATYSDSESGNSSTQITQLNDWNDADSGWLMIDGVEYGIELADPDNTPVTITTLNPDGTHSSFDVSGDSGSSNVVFIQAIPTGGGASRYFMLLDDDVGDVGPITSIQTRSIDFSPAGDDVIIDADQNNNVQAVCFRAGTLIATSKGLRAVEGITAGASVMTMDHGYQRVIWTGGLHVSAHDMGRQKMLRPIRIEANTFGPGLPDRALEVSPQHRVLLRSIIARRMFDSFEILVPAVKLLGIPGVSRLSPTDTHYVHLLLDNHEVLFANGMPAESLYLGQQTRFAFEDRPLFKEAADRSGTAKAARKLVQRDGDVDEFLRRIAKNEKQLLDSAP, from the coding sequence ATGCCCGCGAACAATACACCGATCCCCGACCTGATCGAGGTTTCCGGAATCGGAGAATTTCGGACCTACACGGCCACGCCTGGTGGCGGCGGGGACATTCTGGGTGTCGTCGATAACGCGACCTACAGCGATTCTGAATCGGGTAATTCTTCCACACAGATTACGCAGTTGAACGACTGGAACGATGCGGACAGCGGCTGGCTGATGATCGATGGGGTAGAGTACGGCATCGAGCTTGCAGATCCTGACAATACGCCCGTGACGATCACAACCCTCAATCCAGACGGCACGCACAGTTCCTTCGACGTCAGCGGCGATTCCGGGTCGAGCAACGTGGTCTTCATTCAGGCCATTCCAACGGGCGGGGGGGCGAGCCGCTACTTCATGCTTCTGGACGACGATGTAGGCGATGTCGGACCCATTACCTCGATCCAGACACGGTCCATCGATTTCTCGCCGGCCGGTGATGACGTCATCATCGACGCCGATCAGAACAACAACGTGCAAGCCGTCTGTTTTAGGGCTGGAACGCTGATCGCCACGTCGAAGGGCTTGCGCGCCGTCGAAGGGATCACGGCGGGCGCCTCCGTGATGACGATGGATCACGGCTACCAGCGCGTCATCTGGACCGGTGGTTTGCATGTGTCGGCGCACGATATGGGCCGGCAAAAGATGCTGCGCCCGATCCGCATCGAAGCGAACACCTTCGGTCCGGGGCTGCCGGACCGCGCGCTAGAGGTCTCTCCCCAGCACCGTGTGCTTCTGCGCTCGATCATCGCGCGACGCATGTTCGACAGCTTTGAAATTCTGGTCCCGGCGGTCAAGCTGCTTGGCATTCCGGGCGTAAGCCGCCTGAGCCCGACTGACACTCACTACGTTCATCTGCTGCTCGATAACCACGAAGTTCTCTTCGCGAACGGGATGCCAGCGGAAAGCCTGTATCTAGGGCAACAGACCCGCTTCGCTTTTGAAGACCGGCCCTTGTTCAAGGAAGCGGCCGATCGAAGTGGCACGGCGAAGGCGGCCCGCAAATTGGTGCAACGGGACGGCGATGTGGATGAGTTCCTCCGCCGGATCGCCAAGAACGAAAAGCAGCTGCTGGACAGTGCGCCTTGA
- a CDS encoding 2-oxo acid dehydrogenase subunit E2: MTTEVKVPDIGDFDDVPVVAVLVSAGDKIEKEDPLIELESDKATMEVPSSHAGTVKEVKLKEGDSCAEGTVILILEDDAGGSGDDGGSDEKEEIEPEAKSDDAPKEKAQEDDAEPTGNAAYSGSSSQAPSSNTNAVVDTGSSSFHASPSVRAFARRVDVDLRQINGSGRKGRILREDVEKALASSAPAQSGGQAAQGGMGIPPIPAVDFSKFGPVEEVEMTRIQKLSGPALHRSWLNIPHVTHNESADITELDKYRKELDTAAKEEGYRVTLLSFVIKASVSALRKHWQFNSSLHSDGDKLIKKDFYNIGFAADTPNGLMVPVIKDADRKGIEQISRDLMELSSAARDGKLKGDDMKGATFTISSLGGIGGTSFTPIVNAPEVAILGLTRSAMTPVWNGSEFEPKNMLPMSLSYDHRAVDGALAAKFAAHLKYLLGDVRRLML; the protein is encoded by the coding sequence ATGACGACCGAAGTTAAGGTGCCCGATATCGGTGATTTCGACGATGTTCCCGTGGTGGCGGTGCTCGTCAGTGCCGGTGACAAGATCGAGAAGGAAGACCCGCTGATCGAGTTGGAGTCCGACAAGGCGACGATGGAAGTGCCATCAAGCCACGCCGGGACGGTCAAGGAAGTGAAGCTGAAGGAAGGCGACAGCTGCGCCGAAGGGACCGTTATCCTGATCCTCGAAGACGATGCGGGTGGATCCGGCGACGACGGCGGATCGGACGAGAAAGAGGAAATCGAGCCCGAAGCGAAGTCCGACGATGCGCCGAAGGAAAAAGCGCAAGAGGACGACGCCGAACCGACCGGCAATGCGGCCTATTCCGGCTCTTCCAGCCAAGCGCCGTCATCGAATACGAACGCCGTGGTCGACACCGGCTCTTCCAGCTTCCACGCCTCGCCCTCGGTGCGGGCCTTTGCGCGTCGGGTCGACGTGGACTTGCGCCAGATCAACGGATCGGGTCGCAAGGGTCGTATCCTGCGTGAGGACGTCGAGAAAGCACTTGCCTCCAGCGCCCCCGCTCAGTCCGGCGGTCAGGCCGCACAGGGTGGCATGGGCATCCCGCCGATCCCGGCGGTCGACTTCTCGAAGTTCGGCCCGGTGGAAGAGGTCGAGATGACCCGTATCCAGAAGCTGTCCGGCCCCGCGCTGCACCGCTCCTGGCTGAATATCCCGCATGTCACGCACAACGAGAGCGCCGACATCACCGAGCTGGATAAGTATCGCAAGGAATTGGACACGGCGGCGAAGGAAGAAGGCTACCGCGTTACGCTGCTGTCCTTCGTCATCAAGGCCAGCGTTTCGGCCCTGCGCAAGCACTGGCAGTTCAACTCCAGCCTGCATTCCGACGGCGACAAGCTGATCAAGAAAGATTTCTACAACATCGGATTCGCGGCCGACACGCCGAACGGGCTGATGGTCCCGGTCATCAAGGACGCCGACCGCAAGGGAATTGAACAGATCAGCCGCGATCTGATGGAGCTGTCCTCTGCCGCGCGTGACGGCAAGCTGAAGGGCGACGACATGAAGGGCGCGACGTTCACGATCTCCAGCCTTGGCGGCATCGGGGGCACCAGCTTTACCCCCATCGTCAACGCACCCGAGGTGGCGATCCTAGGCCTGACGCGCTCTGCGATGACGCCCGTGTGGAACGGGTCCGAGTTTGAGCCGAAGAACATGCTGCCGATGAGCTTGTCCTACGACCACCGTGCCGTCGACGGCGCTTTGGCGGCGAAGTTTGCCGCGCACTTGAAATACCTGCTCGGCGACGTGCGCCGGCTGATGCTGTAA
- the lpdA gene encoding dihydrolipoyl dehydrogenase, whose amino-acid sequence MADVKVPDIGDFQDVPVIAVLVSVGDMIEKEDPLIELESDKATMEVPSSHAGKVVEIKVKEGDSVKEGDVILVVEAADASDEPKSEAPAPEQKDNTPAPKAADGSKAGSGDHHAEVVVLGSGPGGYTAAFRAADLGKSVILIERYESLGGVCLNVGCIPSKALLHAAKVITETEEMSEHGISFSKPKIKEAELRHWKDGVVQKLTGGLAGMAKQRKVTVVQGYGQFTGANSIEVDTGDGTKTVTFDQCIIAAGSQPVELPFVPHDDKRVVDSTGALELDPIPKKMLVLGGGIIGFEMATVYEALGAEVTVVEMMDQILPGADKDIVKPLHKRMEGRLKAIKLKTKVTNVEAQKSGLKVTFEAEDGSTETESFDKMLVSVGRTPNGAKIAADKAGVKVTDRGFIEVDHQQRTNVDHIFAIGDVVGQPMLAHKAVHEGKVAAEVCAGEKRAFDARVIPSVAYTDPEVAWVGITEGEAKKRGLKIEKGVFPWAASGRALANGRSEGITKLIFDPEDDRVIGGAIVGTNAGDLISEVALAIEMGADAVDLGHTIHPHPTLSETVNFAAEMFEGTITDLIPPKKKKK is encoded by the coding sequence ATGGCTGATGTGAAAGTCCCCGATATCGGTGATTTCCAGGATGTTCCGGTAATCGCCGTGCTCGTCTCGGTCGGTGACATGATCGAGAAAGAAGACCCGCTGATCGAGCTGGAGTCCGACAAGGCGACGATGGAAGTGCCGTCGTCCCATGCGGGCAAGGTCGTCGAAATAAAGGTGAAAGAGGGCGACTCGGTCAAGGAAGGCGACGTGATCCTTGTAGTCGAAGCCGCGGATGCGTCTGATGAGCCAAAATCCGAAGCTCCTGCGCCTGAACAGAAGGACAATACGCCTGCACCCAAGGCTGCTGATGGGTCGAAAGCCGGATCGGGCGATCACCATGCCGAGGTGGTTGTTCTGGGGTCTGGCCCCGGCGGCTATACGGCGGCGTTTCGCGCGGCCGATCTGGGCAAGTCCGTTATCCTGATCGAGCGCTACGAGTCTCTGGGCGGGGTATGTCTGAACGTCGGGTGTATCCCGTCGAAGGCGCTGTTGCATGCGGCGAAGGTCATCACCGAGACGGAAGAAATGTCAGAACACGGCATCAGCTTCTCCAAGCCGAAGATCAAGGAAGCTGAGCTGCGCCATTGGAAAGATGGCGTGGTCCAAAAGCTGACCGGCGGTCTGGCCGGCATGGCCAAGCAGCGCAAGGTGACGGTCGTGCAAGGGTATGGCCAATTCACGGGGGCCAACTCGATCGAGGTGGACACGGGCGACGGCACCAAGACGGTGACCTTCGATCAGTGCATCATCGCGGCAGGCTCACAGCCGGTGGAATTGCCGTTCGTACCCCATGACGACAAGCGCGTGGTGGATAGCACCGGTGCGCTGGAACTGGATCCGATCCCGAAGAAGATGCTCGTCCTTGGCGGTGGCATCATCGGGTTCGAAATGGCGACGGTTTACGAGGCGCTGGGCGCCGAAGTCACGGTCGTCGAGATGATGGACCAGATTCTGCCCGGTGCCGACAAGGATATCGTGAAACCGTTGCACAAGCGGATGGAAGGGCGCCTGAAGGCGATCAAGCTGAAGACGAAGGTGACGAACGTCGAGGCGCAGAAGTCGGGCCTCAAGGTCACGTTCGAGGCCGAAGACGGCAGCACCGAGACCGAGAGCTTCGACAAAATGCTGGTCAGCGTGGGGCGCACGCCCAACGGCGCGAAGATCGCCGCCGACAAGGCAGGCGTGAAAGTGACCGACCGCGGCTTTATCGAGGTCGATCATCAGCAGCGCACCAACGTGGACCACATCTTCGCCATTGGCGACGTGGTCGGCCAGCCGATGCTGGCGCATAAGGCCGTGCATGAGGGCAAGGTCGCGGCAGAGGTTTGCGCGGGTGAGAAGCGCGCGTTCGATGCGCGCGTGATCCCGTCGGTCGCCTACACCGACCCGGAAGTCGCATGGGTCGGCATCACGGAAGGCGAGGCGAAGAAGCGGGGCCTGAAGATCGAAAAAGGCGTGTTTCCCTGGGCCGCTTCGGGTCGGGCCTTGGCGAACGGTCGGTCGGAAGGAATCACCAAGCTGATCTTCGATCCCGAAGACGACCGCGTCATCGGCGGTGCCATCGTGGGTACCAACGCAGGCGATCTGATTTCAGAGGTCGCTTTGGCCATTGAGATGGGGGCCGATGCGGTCGATCTGGGCCACACGATCCACCCGCACCCGACGTTGTCGGAGACGGTGAACTTTGCGGCCGAGATGTTCGAAGGCACGATCACCGATCTGATCCCGCCGAAGAAGAAAAAGAAGTAG